Proteins encoded in a region of the Puntigrus tetrazona isolate hp1 chromosome 12, ASM1883169v1, whole genome shotgun sequence genome:
- the tom1l2 gene encoding TOM1-like protein 2 isoform X2 has translation MEFLLGNPYSTPVGQCIERATDGSLQSEDWTLNMEICDIINETEDGPKDAIRAVKKRLNGNKNYREVMLTLTVLETCVKNCGYRFHALVTTRDFIDGVLVKIISPKNNPPAIVQDKVLALIQAWADAFRSSPDLTGVVHVYEEMKRKGIEFPRSDLETLSPIHTPQRQSAPELDQQKYNAPVQPKPQPHPASAPPFSAPVTHTSPQMPNLHMSGPINPSPEQICKLRSELDIVRGNTKVMSEMLTEMVPGQEDPSDHELLQELNRTCRAMQQRIVELISRVSNEEVTEELLHVNDDLNNIFLRYERYERFRSGRTAQGVNNGLREVLNEATEDNLIDLGPGSPAVVSPRISATPPSSLPPSVAPIRSASPVTLSSRLAGLDVGSDSVSGTLSSLTTCQPQDDFDTFAQTRTSTIPERKSAPFEDTKASSGVAPTLDVRQQHTGAALDQSSVMDDIEEWLCTDVKGDGEEGVTSEEFDKFLEERAKAAEMVPTLPTPPSDELSAAAGASANASKKAGRSEDSLFAL, from the exons ATGGAGTTCTTGCTGGGAAACCCATACAGTACTCCGGTGGGACAGTGCATTG AAAGAGCCACAGATGGCTCACTACAAAGTGAAGACTGGACCTTGAATATGGAAATATGTGACATAATCAATGAAACAGAAGATGG GCCTAAAGATGCTATAAGAGCTGTGAAGAAGAGGCTTAACGGGAATAAAAACTACAGGGAGGTGATGCTAACGCTGACG GTTCTTGAGACATGTGTAAAGAACTGTGGGTACCGGTTCCACGCACTTGTCACCACCCGGGACTTTATTGATGGCGTTTTGGTGAAAATCATATCTCCAAAAAATAACCCACCTGCCATAGTGCAGGACAAAGTACTAGCTTTGATACAG GCATGGGCAGATGCCTTCAGGAGTAGTCCAGATTTGACTGGAGTAGTCCACGTCTACGAAGAAATGAAGAGGAAGGGTATAGAGTTTCCTCGATCTGACTTGGAGACCTTGTCCCCCATTCACACACCACAACGG CAAAGTGCTCCAGAGTTGGACCAGCAGAAATATAACGCCCCAGTCCAGCCCAAGCCGCAGCCTCACCCTGCCTCCGCTCCTCCTTTCTCTGCCCCCGTCACCCACACTTCTCCACAGATGCCCAATCTGCACATGTCTGGGCCCATTAACCCTTCCCCTGAACAG ATTTGCAAGCTACGCAGTGAGCTCGACATTGTGCGTGGGAACACTAAGGTGATGTCGGAGATGTTGACCGAGATGGTTCCTGGTCAAGAGGATCCGTCCGATCATGAGCTTCTTCAG GAGTTGAATAGAACGTGCAGGGCCATGCAGCAGAGGATAGTTGAGCTCATCTCACGTGTGTCCAATGAGGAAGTCACAGAGGAGCTCCTGCATGTCAACGATGACCTCAACAACATCTTTCTACGATATGAGAG atacGAAAGATTCCGATCTGGCCGAACTGCTCAAGGCGTAAACAACGGG CTGAGGGAG GTCTTGAATGAGGCGACGGAAGATAACCTGATTGATCTGGGACCAGGGTCTCCTGCAGTGGTCAGCCCCAGGATCAGTGCTACTCCTCCGTCCAGCTTGCCTCCTTCTGTGGCTCCGATTCGCTCCGCCTCACCAGTCACTCTCTCCTCCAGACTGGCAGGTTTGG ATGTCGGTTCTGACAGTGTGAGCGGCACCTTGAGCTCTTTGACTACCTGTCAACCCCAAGATGACTTCGACACGTTTGCCCAGACCAGGACTAGCACCATACCTGAGAGGAAGAG TGCACCATTCGAAGACACAAAGGCTTCAAGTGGAGTGGCCCCGACTCTGGATGTCCGACAACAACACACTGGG GCAGCTCTTGACCAGTCCTCTGTCATGGATGACATTGAGGAGTGGCTCTGTACTGATGTG AAAGGAGATGGAGAAGAGGGTGTGACAAGTGAAG AGTTTGACAAGTTTCTGGAGGAGAGAGCCAAAGCGGCAGAGATGGTGCCCACGCTGCCCACACCCCCGAGTGACGAGCTTTCTGCCGCCGCCGGAGCTTCCGCAAACGCGAgtaaaaaggcaggcaggtccGAGGACTCTCTCTTTGCCTTGTAG
- the tom1l2 gene encoding TOM1-like protein 2 isoform X4, producing the protein MEFLLGNPYSTPVGQCIERATDGSLQSEDWTLNMEICDIINETEDGPKDAIRAVKKRLNGNKNYREVMLTLTVLETCVKNCGYRFHALVTTRDFIDGVLVKIISPKNNPPAIVQDKVLALIQAWADAFRSSPDLTGVVHVYEEMKRKGIEFPRSDLETLSPIHTPQRQQSAPELDQQKYNAPVQPKPQPHPASAPPFSAPVTHTSPQMPNLHMSGPINPSPEQICKLRSELDIVRGNTKVMSEMLTEMVPGQEDPSDHELLQELNRTCRAMQQRIVELISRVSNEEVTEELLHVNDDLNNIFLRYERYERFRSGRTAQGVNNGLREVLNEATEDNLIDLGPGSPAVVSPRISATPPSSLPPSVAPIRSASPVTLSSRLAGLDVGSDSVSGTLSSLTTCQPQDDFDTFAQTRTSTIPERKSAPFEDTKASSGVAPTLDVRQQHTGKGDGEEGVTSEEFDKFLEERAKAAEMVPTLPTPPSDELSAAAGASANASKKAGRSEDSLFAL; encoded by the exons ATGGAGTTCTTGCTGGGAAACCCATACAGTACTCCGGTGGGACAGTGCATTG AAAGAGCCACAGATGGCTCACTACAAAGTGAAGACTGGACCTTGAATATGGAAATATGTGACATAATCAATGAAACAGAAGATGG GCCTAAAGATGCTATAAGAGCTGTGAAGAAGAGGCTTAACGGGAATAAAAACTACAGGGAGGTGATGCTAACGCTGACG GTTCTTGAGACATGTGTAAAGAACTGTGGGTACCGGTTCCACGCACTTGTCACCACCCGGGACTTTATTGATGGCGTTTTGGTGAAAATCATATCTCCAAAAAATAACCCACCTGCCATAGTGCAGGACAAAGTACTAGCTTTGATACAG GCATGGGCAGATGCCTTCAGGAGTAGTCCAGATTTGACTGGAGTAGTCCACGTCTACGAAGAAATGAAGAGGAAGGGTATAGAGTTTCCTCGATCTGACTTGGAGACCTTGTCCCCCATTCACACACCACAACGG CAGCAAAGTGCTCCAGAGTTGGACCAGCAGAAATATAACGCCCCAGTCCAGCCCAAGCCGCAGCCTCACCCTGCCTCCGCTCCTCCTTTCTCTGCCCCCGTCACCCACACTTCTCCACAGATGCCCAATCTGCACATGTCTGGGCCCATTAACCCTTCCCCTGAACAG ATTTGCAAGCTACGCAGTGAGCTCGACATTGTGCGTGGGAACACTAAGGTGATGTCGGAGATGTTGACCGAGATGGTTCCTGGTCAAGAGGATCCGTCCGATCATGAGCTTCTTCAG GAGTTGAATAGAACGTGCAGGGCCATGCAGCAGAGGATAGTTGAGCTCATCTCACGTGTGTCCAATGAGGAAGTCACAGAGGAGCTCCTGCATGTCAACGATGACCTCAACAACATCTTTCTACGATATGAGAG atacGAAAGATTCCGATCTGGCCGAACTGCTCAAGGCGTAAACAACGGG CTGAGGGAG GTCTTGAATGAGGCGACGGAAGATAACCTGATTGATCTGGGACCAGGGTCTCCTGCAGTGGTCAGCCCCAGGATCAGTGCTACTCCTCCGTCCAGCTTGCCTCCTTCTGTGGCTCCGATTCGCTCCGCCTCACCAGTCACTCTCTCCTCCAGACTGGCAGGTTTGG ATGTCGGTTCTGACAGTGTGAGCGGCACCTTGAGCTCTTTGACTACCTGTCAACCCCAAGATGACTTCGACACGTTTGCCCAGACCAGGACTAGCACCATACCTGAGAGGAAGAG TGCACCATTCGAAGACACAAAGGCTTCAAGTGGAGTGGCCCCGACTCTGGATGTCCGACAACAACACACTGGG AAAGGAGATGGAGAAGAGGGTGTGACAAGTGAAG AGTTTGACAAGTTTCTGGAGGAGAGAGCCAAAGCGGCAGAGATGGTGCCCACGCTGCCCACACCCCCGAGTGACGAGCTTTCTGCCGCCGCCGGAGCTTCCGCAAACGCGAgtaaaaaggcaggcaggtccGAGGACTCTCTCTTTGCCTTGTAG
- the tom1l2 gene encoding TOM1-like protein 2 isoform X1 has product MEFLLGNPYSTPVGQCIERATDGSLQSEDWTLNMEICDIINETEDGPKDAIRAVKKRLNGNKNYREVMLTLTVLETCVKNCGYRFHALVTTRDFIDGVLVKIISPKNNPPAIVQDKVLALIQAWADAFRSSPDLTGVVHVYEEMKRKGIEFPRSDLETLSPIHTPQRQQSAPELDQQKYNAPVQPKPQPHPASAPPFSAPVTHTSPQMPNLHMSGPINPSPEQICKLRSELDIVRGNTKVMSEMLTEMVPGQEDPSDHELLQELNRTCRAMQQRIVELISRVSNEEVTEELLHVNDDLNNIFLRYERYERFRSGRTAQGVNNGLREVLNEATEDNLIDLGPGSPAVVSPRISATPPSSLPPSVAPIRSASPVTLSSRLAGLDVGSDSVSGTLSSLTTCQPQDDFDTFAQTRTSTIPERKSAPFEDTKASSGVAPTLDVRQQHTGAALDQSSVMDDIEEWLCTDVKGDGEEGVTSEEFDKFLEERAKAAEMVPTLPTPPSDELSAAAGASANASKKAGRSEDSLFAL; this is encoded by the exons ATGGAGTTCTTGCTGGGAAACCCATACAGTACTCCGGTGGGACAGTGCATTG AAAGAGCCACAGATGGCTCACTACAAAGTGAAGACTGGACCTTGAATATGGAAATATGTGACATAATCAATGAAACAGAAGATGG GCCTAAAGATGCTATAAGAGCTGTGAAGAAGAGGCTTAACGGGAATAAAAACTACAGGGAGGTGATGCTAACGCTGACG GTTCTTGAGACATGTGTAAAGAACTGTGGGTACCGGTTCCACGCACTTGTCACCACCCGGGACTTTATTGATGGCGTTTTGGTGAAAATCATATCTCCAAAAAATAACCCACCTGCCATAGTGCAGGACAAAGTACTAGCTTTGATACAG GCATGGGCAGATGCCTTCAGGAGTAGTCCAGATTTGACTGGAGTAGTCCACGTCTACGAAGAAATGAAGAGGAAGGGTATAGAGTTTCCTCGATCTGACTTGGAGACCTTGTCCCCCATTCACACACCACAACGG CAGCAAAGTGCTCCAGAGTTGGACCAGCAGAAATATAACGCCCCAGTCCAGCCCAAGCCGCAGCCTCACCCTGCCTCCGCTCCTCCTTTCTCTGCCCCCGTCACCCACACTTCTCCACAGATGCCCAATCTGCACATGTCTGGGCCCATTAACCCTTCCCCTGAACAG ATTTGCAAGCTACGCAGTGAGCTCGACATTGTGCGTGGGAACACTAAGGTGATGTCGGAGATGTTGACCGAGATGGTTCCTGGTCAAGAGGATCCGTCCGATCATGAGCTTCTTCAG GAGTTGAATAGAACGTGCAGGGCCATGCAGCAGAGGATAGTTGAGCTCATCTCACGTGTGTCCAATGAGGAAGTCACAGAGGAGCTCCTGCATGTCAACGATGACCTCAACAACATCTTTCTACGATATGAGAG atacGAAAGATTCCGATCTGGCCGAACTGCTCAAGGCGTAAACAACGGG CTGAGGGAG GTCTTGAATGAGGCGACGGAAGATAACCTGATTGATCTGGGACCAGGGTCTCCTGCAGTGGTCAGCCCCAGGATCAGTGCTACTCCTCCGTCCAGCTTGCCTCCTTCTGTGGCTCCGATTCGCTCCGCCTCACCAGTCACTCTCTCCTCCAGACTGGCAGGTTTGG ATGTCGGTTCTGACAGTGTGAGCGGCACCTTGAGCTCTTTGACTACCTGTCAACCCCAAGATGACTTCGACACGTTTGCCCAGACCAGGACTAGCACCATACCTGAGAGGAAGAG TGCACCATTCGAAGACACAAAGGCTTCAAGTGGAGTGGCCCCGACTCTGGATGTCCGACAACAACACACTGGG GCAGCTCTTGACCAGTCCTCTGTCATGGATGACATTGAGGAGTGGCTCTGTACTGATGTG AAAGGAGATGGAGAAGAGGGTGTGACAAGTGAAG AGTTTGACAAGTTTCTGGAGGAGAGAGCCAAAGCGGCAGAGATGGTGCCCACGCTGCCCACACCCCCGAGTGACGAGCTTTCTGCCGCCGCCGGAGCTTCCGCAAACGCGAgtaaaaaggcaggcaggtccGAGGACTCTCTCTTTGCCTTGTAG
- the tom1l2 gene encoding TOM1-like protein 2 isoform X5 codes for MEFLLGNPYSTPVGQCIERATDGSLQSEDWTLNMEICDIINETEDGPKDAIRAVKKRLNGNKNYREVMLTLTVLETCVKNCGYRFHALVTTRDFIDGVLVKIISPKNNPPAIVQDKVLALIQAWADAFRSSPDLTGVVHVYEEMKRKGIEFPRSDLETLSPIHTPQRQQSAPELDQQKYNAPVQPKPQPHPASAPPFSAPVTHTSPQMPNLHMSGPINPSPEQICKLRSELDIVRGNTKVMSEMLTEMVPGQEDPSDHELLQELNRTCRAMQQRIVELISRVSNEEVTEELLHVNDDLNNIFLRYERYERFRSGRTAQGVNNGVLNEATEDNLIDLGPGSPAVVSPRISATPPSSLPPSVAPIRSASPVTLSSRLAGLDVGSDSVSGTLSSLTTCQPQDDFDTFAQTRTSTIPERKSAPFEDTKASSGVAPTLDVRQQHTGKGDGEEGVTSEEFDKFLEERAKAAEMVPTLPTPPSDELSAAAGASANASKKAGRSEDSLFAL; via the exons ATGGAGTTCTTGCTGGGAAACCCATACAGTACTCCGGTGGGACAGTGCATTG AAAGAGCCACAGATGGCTCACTACAAAGTGAAGACTGGACCTTGAATATGGAAATATGTGACATAATCAATGAAACAGAAGATGG GCCTAAAGATGCTATAAGAGCTGTGAAGAAGAGGCTTAACGGGAATAAAAACTACAGGGAGGTGATGCTAACGCTGACG GTTCTTGAGACATGTGTAAAGAACTGTGGGTACCGGTTCCACGCACTTGTCACCACCCGGGACTTTATTGATGGCGTTTTGGTGAAAATCATATCTCCAAAAAATAACCCACCTGCCATAGTGCAGGACAAAGTACTAGCTTTGATACAG GCATGGGCAGATGCCTTCAGGAGTAGTCCAGATTTGACTGGAGTAGTCCACGTCTACGAAGAAATGAAGAGGAAGGGTATAGAGTTTCCTCGATCTGACTTGGAGACCTTGTCCCCCATTCACACACCACAACGG CAGCAAAGTGCTCCAGAGTTGGACCAGCAGAAATATAACGCCCCAGTCCAGCCCAAGCCGCAGCCTCACCCTGCCTCCGCTCCTCCTTTCTCTGCCCCCGTCACCCACACTTCTCCACAGATGCCCAATCTGCACATGTCTGGGCCCATTAACCCTTCCCCTGAACAG ATTTGCAAGCTACGCAGTGAGCTCGACATTGTGCGTGGGAACACTAAGGTGATGTCGGAGATGTTGACCGAGATGGTTCCTGGTCAAGAGGATCCGTCCGATCATGAGCTTCTTCAG GAGTTGAATAGAACGTGCAGGGCCATGCAGCAGAGGATAGTTGAGCTCATCTCACGTGTGTCCAATGAGGAAGTCACAGAGGAGCTCCTGCATGTCAACGATGACCTCAACAACATCTTTCTACGATATGAGAG atacGAAAGATTCCGATCTGGCCGAACTGCTCAAGGCGTAAACAACGGG GTCTTGAATGAGGCGACGGAAGATAACCTGATTGATCTGGGACCAGGGTCTCCTGCAGTGGTCAGCCCCAGGATCAGTGCTACTCCTCCGTCCAGCTTGCCTCCTTCTGTGGCTCCGATTCGCTCCGCCTCACCAGTCACTCTCTCCTCCAGACTGGCAGGTTTGG ATGTCGGTTCTGACAGTGTGAGCGGCACCTTGAGCTCTTTGACTACCTGTCAACCCCAAGATGACTTCGACACGTTTGCCCAGACCAGGACTAGCACCATACCTGAGAGGAAGAG TGCACCATTCGAAGACACAAAGGCTTCAAGTGGAGTGGCCCCGACTCTGGATGTCCGACAACAACACACTGGG AAAGGAGATGGAGAAGAGGGTGTGACAAGTGAAG AGTTTGACAAGTTTCTGGAGGAGAGAGCCAAAGCGGCAGAGATGGTGCCCACGCTGCCCACACCCCCGAGTGACGAGCTTTCTGCCGCCGCCGGAGCTTCCGCAAACGCGAgtaaaaaggcaggcaggtccGAGGACTCTCTCTTTGCCTTGTAG
- the tom1l2 gene encoding TOM1-like protein 2 isoform X3 — translation MEFLLGNPYSTPVGQCIERATDGSLQSEDWTLNMEICDIINETEDGPKDAIRAVKKRLNGNKNYREVMLTLTVLETCVKNCGYRFHALVTTRDFIDGVLVKIISPKNNPPAIVQDKVLALIQAWADAFRSSPDLTGVVHVYEEMKRKGIEFPRSDLETLSPIHTPQRQQSAPELDQQKYNAPVQPKPQPHPASAPPFSAPVTHTSPQMPNLHMSGPINPSPEQICKLRSELDIVRGNTKVMSEMLTEMVPGQEDPSDHELLQELNRTCRAMQQRIVELISRVSNEEVTEELLHVNDDLNNIFLRYERYERFRSGRTAQGVNNGVLNEATEDNLIDLGPGSPAVVSPRISATPPSSLPPSVAPIRSASPVTLSSRLAGLDVGSDSVSGTLSSLTTCQPQDDFDTFAQTRTSTIPERKSAPFEDTKASSGVAPTLDVRQQHTGAALDQSSVMDDIEEWLCTDVKGDGEEGVTSEEFDKFLEERAKAAEMVPTLPTPPSDELSAAAGASANASKKAGRSEDSLFAL, via the exons ATGGAGTTCTTGCTGGGAAACCCATACAGTACTCCGGTGGGACAGTGCATTG AAAGAGCCACAGATGGCTCACTACAAAGTGAAGACTGGACCTTGAATATGGAAATATGTGACATAATCAATGAAACAGAAGATGG GCCTAAAGATGCTATAAGAGCTGTGAAGAAGAGGCTTAACGGGAATAAAAACTACAGGGAGGTGATGCTAACGCTGACG GTTCTTGAGACATGTGTAAAGAACTGTGGGTACCGGTTCCACGCACTTGTCACCACCCGGGACTTTATTGATGGCGTTTTGGTGAAAATCATATCTCCAAAAAATAACCCACCTGCCATAGTGCAGGACAAAGTACTAGCTTTGATACAG GCATGGGCAGATGCCTTCAGGAGTAGTCCAGATTTGACTGGAGTAGTCCACGTCTACGAAGAAATGAAGAGGAAGGGTATAGAGTTTCCTCGATCTGACTTGGAGACCTTGTCCCCCATTCACACACCACAACGG CAGCAAAGTGCTCCAGAGTTGGACCAGCAGAAATATAACGCCCCAGTCCAGCCCAAGCCGCAGCCTCACCCTGCCTCCGCTCCTCCTTTCTCTGCCCCCGTCACCCACACTTCTCCACAGATGCCCAATCTGCACATGTCTGGGCCCATTAACCCTTCCCCTGAACAG ATTTGCAAGCTACGCAGTGAGCTCGACATTGTGCGTGGGAACACTAAGGTGATGTCGGAGATGTTGACCGAGATGGTTCCTGGTCAAGAGGATCCGTCCGATCATGAGCTTCTTCAG GAGTTGAATAGAACGTGCAGGGCCATGCAGCAGAGGATAGTTGAGCTCATCTCACGTGTGTCCAATGAGGAAGTCACAGAGGAGCTCCTGCATGTCAACGATGACCTCAACAACATCTTTCTACGATATGAGAG atacGAAAGATTCCGATCTGGCCGAACTGCTCAAGGCGTAAACAACGGG GTCTTGAATGAGGCGACGGAAGATAACCTGATTGATCTGGGACCAGGGTCTCCTGCAGTGGTCAGCCCCAGGATCAGTGCTACTCCTCCGTCCAGCTTGCCTCCTTCTGTGGCTCCGATTCGCTCCGCCTCACCAGTCACTCTCTCCTCCAGACTGGCAGGTTTGG ATGTCGGTTCTGACAGTGTGAGCGGCACCTTGAGCTCTTTGACTACCTGTCAACCCCAAGATGACTTCGACACGTTTGCCCAGACCAGGACTAGCACCATACCTGAGAGGAAGAG TGCACCATTCGAAGACACAAAGGCTTCAAGTGGAGTGGCCCCGACTCTGGATGTCCGACAACAACACACTGGG GCAGCTCTTGACCAGTCCTCTGTCATGGATGACATTGAGGAGTGGCTCTGTACTGATGTG AAAGGAGATGGAGAAGAGGGTGTGACAAGTGAAG AGTTTGACAAGTTTCTGGAGGAGAGAGCCAAAGCGGCAGAGATGGTGCCCACGCTGCCCACACCCCCGAGTGACGAGCTTTCTGCCGCCGCCGGAGCTTCCGCAAACGCGAgtaaaaaggcaggcaggtccGAGGACTCTCTCTTTGCCTTGTAG
- the atpaf2 gene encoding ATP synthase mitochondrial F1 complex assembly factor 2 — protein MMLRNICRYQRQFGQVIWPFSFPQGQHVPSLLTPLQKARYASATTERKKFYENVSISQGEGGLYEINLDKRKLKTPGGKLFTVPNEALAIAVATEWDFQKDTLKFYTMHLTTLCNTALDNPSQRTKEQIISAALKFLETDTICYRVEDPPGLVELQRNEWDPVMNWIEQRYNVIIGSSTSIMGPQIPEETKETFRQHLNSYNFWSLTGLEYVITQLKSLVLSFGLIDRHLSVEQAVLLSRLEEEYQIQRWGNVEWVHDYDMYELRARTAAGAMFVYLSSESTAVKRKILQD, from the exons ATGATGTTACGGAATATTTGTAGGTATCAAAGGCAGTTTGGCCAGGTCATTTGGCCATTTTCTTTTCCCCAAGGGCAGCATGTTCCTAGTTTATTAACACCCCTACAAAAGGCAAGATATGCCAGTGCCACAACAG AGAGAAAGAAGTTCTACGAGAACGTCTCGATATCTCAAGGTGAAG GGGGCTTGTATGAAATAAACCTTGACAAGCGAAAGCTGAAGACTCCAGGTGGAAAGCTGTTCACAGTGCCCAATGAAGCTCTTGCCATAGCTGTTGCCACAGAGTGGGACTTTCAGAAGGACACGCTGAAGTTTTACACCATGCACTTA ACCACCCTTTGCAACACAGCGCTTGATAACCCATCGCAAAGGACGAAGGAACAAATTATCTCAGCTGCTCTAAAGTTTTTGGAGACTGACACAATCTG TTACAGAGTAGAAGATCCTCCAGGTCTTGTAGAACTTCAGAGAAATGAATGGGACCCTGTAATGAACTGGATAGAACAAAG GTACAATGTTATAATTGGCTCGTCCACCAGTATAATGGGCCCTCAAATCCCAGAGGAGACAAAGGAGACATTTCGTCAACACCTCAATTCATACAATTTTTGGTCCCTGACAG GACTTGAGTATGTGATCACTCAGCTGAAATCACTGGTCTTGTCATTTGGGCTGATTGACAGACACCTAAGCGTGGAACAAGCGGTTCTTCTGTCCAGACTTGAGGAAGAATACCAG ATCCAGCGATGGGGAAATGTGGAATGGGTCCATGATTATGACATGTATGAGTTGCGAGCACGAACAGCTGCTGGTGCAATGTTTGTGTATCTGTCTTCTGAAAGCACAGCTGTCAAGAGAAAAATTTTACAGGACTGA